The stretch of DNA CCGAGGAGCGGTTCACCCGTAAGAAGCACGACGAAGACTTTCCCAAGAACGCGGTGGAGTACTGCCTGAAGGCGGGCGGTATCACGACGGCCGATCTGGATTACGTCGGCTTCTACGACAAGCCCTTCCTGAAGTTCGAGAGGCTGCTCTCCACCTATCTGTCGACCTTCCCGCGCGGCTTCCGCTCCTTCAGCAAGGCGATGCCGGTCTGGCTCAAGGAAAAGCTCTGGATCCCGCAGATGATCCGGAAGGAGCTGAACTACAAGGGAAAAATCCTGTTCACCGAGCACCACATGTCGCACGCCGCCAGCGCCTTCCTGGTCTCGCCTTTCAAGGAGGCGGCCATCCTCACGGTGGACGGGGTCGGCGAGTGGGCCACCGCCAGCTACGGCGTGGGGCGCGACCGCAAGATCGAGCTGTTCAAGGAGATTCGCTTCCCGCATTCCCTCGGGCTGCTGTACAGCGCCTTCACCTACTACCTCGGCTTCAAGGTCAACAGCGCCGAGTACAAAGTGATGGGGCTGGCACCTTACGGCGAGCCGAAATATGTCGACCTGATCCGCAAGCTGATCGCCGTCAAGGACGACGGCAGCTTCGAGATGGACATGCGCTACTTCTCCTATCACTACGGCCTGCGCATGGTGAACGGCAGCTTCGCGAAGCTGTTCGGGGCGCCGCCGCGCGAGGCCGAATCGAAGCTCGAGCAGCACCACAAGGACCTGGCCGCCTCGGTCCAGAAAGTGACCGAGGAGATCATGCTCAAGATGGCCGATTACCTGCACCGCGAGACCGGCATGGAGAACCTCTGTCTGGCGGGCGGCGTGGCCCTGAACTGCGTGGCCAACGGCCGGGTCCTGCGCGAAGGCCCCTTCAAGGACCTGTTCATCCAGCCCGCCGCCGGGGATGCCGGTGGTGCGCTCGGGGTGGCGGCCTACATCTATCACAGCGTCCTGGACCAGCCGCGCACAGAGAGCATGAGCCACGCCTATCTGGGCCCGGAATTCTCGGACG from Candidatus Polarisedimenticolia bacterium encodes:
- a CDS encoding carbamoyltransferase; the protein is MNILGISCFYHDSAACLIQDGRVVAAASEERFTRKKHDEDFPKNAVEYCLKAGGITTADLDYVGFYDKPFLKFERLLSTYLSTFPRGFRSFSKAMPVWLKEKLWIPQMIRKELNYKGKILFTEHHMSHAASAFLVSPFKEAAILTVDGVGEWATASYGVGRDRKIELFKEIRFPHSLGLLYSAFTYYLGFKVNSAEYKVMGLAPYGEPKYVDLIRKLIAVKDDGSFEMDMRYFSYHYGLRMVNGSFAKLFGAPPREAESKLEQHHKDLAASVQKVTEEIMLKMADYLHRETGMENLCLAGGVALNCVANGRVLREGPFKDLFIQPAAGDAGGALGVAAYIYHSVLDQPRTESMSHAYLGPEFSDDEVQAILEKYRAPAEKLDRDTLVKRVAALIEGQTVIGWFQGKMEFGPRALGGRSILADARNPENKDVVNLKIKFRESFRPFAPTVLEERISEYFEIDRPSPYMLLVAPVREEKRIIPSVTHVDHSARIQSINREQNALYYDLIKEFDRRTGVPVIINTSFNVRGEPIVCTPDDAYRCFMRTHMDYLVMGPYVLDKKAQPAFQEEGDWRQEFQLD